The Arachis hypogaea cultivar Tifrunner chromosome 19, arahy.Tifrunner.gnm2.J5K5, whole genome shotgun sequence genome has a window encoding:
- the LOC112779069 gene encoding uncharacterized protein has product MYIENRAQISFIELYVEFEQSEADRNIVREDYNSDSEEEFESNYEFVGPDGDEDQGEKNTAPDVTEVANALTNEVPFEKPSFMRVLDLEAMHVPKFPEYMTTEIPIVADGEFAVGMEFSSREAVIKAIKDYTIRRSVDYRVYESKPLTFYAKCTQYGSGCDWLIRDHSKLDSITIAEAIKPLVEADPSLKVKSVIAEVQSKFNYTVSYRKAWLAKQRAVEKIFGSWEVDGTHLYGKYKSCLLVAVSQDGNNNIVPIAFAIVEGETSDAWHFFLSNLRQHVVTRDGVGLISDRHESINAAVKCSNGAWSPPRAFHIFCIRHIESNFLRKFKAPYLQKLVVNIGYSRKVREYEVRYQRLRERGEAYTNWLNRIPREQYALAFDGGYRWGHMTTNLVECINSVLKGARNLPITALVKAIFYRLNELFTRKRAEAETRINAGHVFSEVVTSKLHANQLSLGNIQVSCFDRQNEVFEVREMPSGLEFAADLRGLRCDCGEFQVDRIPCRHVFACCANQRLDWKLYLHDVYKIDQVRQVYRARFRPLGNPTTWPAYNGPRFVPNPYLRRVSKGRPRMTRFLNEMDTRMLRRPRRCTLCGAEGHSRSRCRQSTGTNADGDAQ; this is encoded by the exons atgtatattgaaaatcGGGCTCAGATctcgttcatcgagttgtatgttgagtttgaacaatctgaAGCTGACCGGAATATTGTACgggaagattataatagtgacagtgaagaagagttcgaaagtAACTACGAGTTTGTTGGTCCagatggagatgaagatcaaggtgaGAAAAATACGGCTCCAGATGTGACAGAGGTGGCAAATGCACTCACAAACGAAGTGCCATTTGAGAAGCCATCATTCATGCGAGTTTTGgacttggaagccatgcatgttccgAAGTTTCCGGAATATATGACTACAG AGATTCCTATTGTAgcagatggtgaatttgccgTCGGTATGGAGTTCAGTTCCAGGGAAGCTGTTATTAAGGCGATAAAGGATTATACCATACGACGAAGCGTTGACTACCGGGTGTATGAGTCTAAGCCATTGACATTTTATGCAAAGTGTACGCAGTACGGGTCcgggtgtgattggcttatcagg gatcattcgaagctggattcTATCACAATTGCGGAAGCGATAAAGCCATTGGTTGAGGCTGACCCCTCCTTAAAGGTAAAGTCGGTTATAGCAGAAGTGCAATCGAAGTTCAACTACACCGTCAGTTACcggaaagcatggttggctaaaCAAAGGgcagtagaaaaaatatttggaagTTGGGAG GTGGATGGGACTCACTTGTATGGAAAGTATAAGAGTTGTCTACTAGTGGCAGTTTCACAGGATGGCAACAACAATATCGTCCCAATTGCGTTTGCTattgtggagggagagacttctgatgcatggCACTTCTTCCTTAGTAACCTTCGTCAGCATGTTGTCACTCGGGATGGTGTGGGTCTAATATCCGACCGACACGAATCCATCAATGCAGCTGTGAAATGCAGTAACGGAGCTTGGTCACCTCCTAGAGCTTTTCATATTTTCtgcatcaggcatatagagtcgAATTTTCTGCGAAAATTCAAGGCACCGTACCTCCAAAAATTGGTCGTCAACATTG GATATTCGAGGAAGGTGCGGGAGTACGAAGTGCGTTACCAGCGATTACGGGAACGGGGTGAAGCGTATACAAACTGGTTAAACCGAATTCCTCGCGAACAGTACGCATTGGCATTTGATGGTGGATACCGATGGGGTCACATGACAACGAATCTAGTGGAATGCATCAATTCAGTGttgaagggtgcacgcaatctTCCCATTACTGCTCTTGTCAAGGCAATATTCTACAGGCTAAACGAGCTGTTCACCAGAAAAAGAGCGGAGGCAGAAACGCGGATTAATGCTGGCCATGTGTTCTCCGAAGTCGTGACCTCGAAGTTGCATGCAAACCAACTTTCATTAGGAAACATTCAGGTCAGTTGCTTTGACCGGCAGAATGAGGTCTTCGAGGTGCGTGAGATGCCAAGCGGACTGGAGTTTGCAGCCGATCTACGTGGCCTTCGATGTGACTGTGGTGAGTTCCAGGTGGACCGGATCCCCTGCAGACATGTGTTCGCATGTTGCGCCAACCAGCGATTGGATTGGAAACTGTATTTGCATGATGTGTATAAGATTGACCAAGTTCGGCAGGTGTACCGAGCAAGATTTAGGCCACTAGGTAACCCGACGACATGGCCTGCGTACAACGGTCCTCGCTTCGTACCGAATCCGTATCTGAGACGAGTCTCGAAAGGGCGCCCCAGGATGACGcgcttcttgaatgagatggacacgcGAATGTTACGTCGTCCTAGGCGATGTACGCTATGTGGAGCTGAGGGACACAGTCGTAGTAGATGCCGTCAGTCAACTGGTACAAATGCCGACGGAGATGCTCAGTAG